One Thauera sp. K11 DNA window includes the following coding sequences:
- a CDS encoding virulence factor family protein, translating into MSLRRHLLAAAALLCAATARAAMPAQATIGTPEIVLPRAAPTGTVVLFSGADGWGDAERGIATTLAGRGQIVIGIDLAATLRRMAASRDACATLIGEIEAASHQAQREAGAPAYRFPVLAGMRAGGTMALEVAGQASTATIDRVLAVDPDPALPGRKPLCTDAPRPAGPPPHDLPAYDLPAGRLPYGVDIRLSVAATAPVRRQAAGFSARHPDAKLADAPQASPLSALLDALPAPLPPAGAAGVADLPLVELPVAHPGGAFAVLYSGDGGWRDLDKSLAAILQRNGLPVVGVDALRYFWTHRSPEQAAHDLGRIIDAYRRKWGADKVALIGFSFGADVLPALYNRLAAADRAAVAQLSLLGFSATADFEVTVAGWLRQHGSGALPTLPEVRRIEPQRVQCFYGEDDDEAACPQVGNGLELIRTSGGHHFDGDYEALARHILQGLKRRDAP; encoded by the coding sequence ATGAGCCTGCGCAGACACCTGCTGGCCGCGGCCGCGCTGCTGTGCGCCGCCACGGCCCGCGCCGCGATGCCGGCGCAGGCGACCATAGGCACGCCCGAGATCGTGCTCCCCCGCGCCGCGCCCACCGGCACCGTCGTACTGTTCTCGGGCGCGGACGGCTGGGGCGATGCGGAACGCGGCATCGCCACCACGCTCGCCGGACGCGGGCAGATCGTCATCGGCATCGACCTCGCGGCCACCCTGCGCCGCATGGCGGCGAGCCGGGACGCCTGCGCCACGCTGATCGGCGAGATCGAGGCCGCCAGCCACCAGGCGCAGCGCGAGGCGGGCGCGCCGGCCTACCGCTTCCCGGTGCTCGCCGGCATGCGGGCAGGCGGCACGATGGCGCTCGAAGTCGCCGGCCAGGCATCCACCGCCACGATAGACCGCGTGCTGGCGGTCGACCCCGACCCCGCGCTGCCCGGCCGCAAGCCCCTGTGCACCGACGCGCCCCGCCCCGCCGGTCCGCCGCCGCACGATCTGCCGGCCTACGACCTGCCCGCCGGCCGGCTGCCCTACGGCGTCGACATCCGGCTCAGCGTTGCGGCGACGGCGCCCGTCCGCCGGCAGGCGGCCGGATTCTCCGCCCGCCATCCGGACGCGAAGCTGGCGGACGCCCCCCAGGCATCGCCCCTGTCCGCCCTGCTGGACGCCCTGCCCGCGCCGCTGCCGCCGGCCGGGGCGGCGGGCGTGGCCGACCTGCCGCTGGTCGAGCTTCCCGTCGCCCATCCGGGCGGCGCCTTCGCCGTGCTGTACTCCGGCGACGGCGGCTGGCGCGACCTCGACAAGTCGCTCGCCGCGATCCTGCAGCGCAACGGCCTGCCGGTGGTCGGGGTGGACGCGCTGCGCTATTTCTGGACGCACCGCAGCCCGGAACAGGCCGCGCACGACCTGGGCCGCATCATCGATGCCTACCGCCGCAAGTGGGGCGCGGACAAGGTCGCGCTGATCGGCTTTTCCTTCGGCGCCGACGTGCTGCCGGCGCTGTACAACCGCCTCGCGGCCGCGGACCGGGCGGCGGTGGCGCAGTTGTCGCTGCTCGGCTTCTCGGCGACGGCGGATTTCGAGGTCACCGTCGCCGGCTGGCTGCGGCAGCACGGCAGCGGTGCGCTGCCCACCCTGCCCGAAGTCCGGCGCATCGAGCCGCAGCGGGTGCAGTGCTTCTACGGCGAGGACGACGACGAGGCCGCATGCCCGCAGGTCGGCAACGGCCTCGAACTCATCCGCACCTCCGGCGGCCATCACTTCGACGGCGACTACGAGGCGCTGGCGCGGCACATCCTGCAGGGGCTGAAGCGGCGCGACGCGCCCTGA
- a CDS encoding MaoC family dehydratase: MTEPHYLDDLAVGQKFGSGRLAIDAGAIWRFAAEFDPQPFHLDDGAARDTIFGGLAASGWHTAALTMRLLVDGEFRPAGGIVGAGLEELRWPRPVRPGDELRVESEVLEVRPSRSRPEQGIVRVKVTTLNQDGEALQIYVASLVVRRRP; encoded by the coding sequence ATGACAGAACCGCACTATCTCGACGACCTCGCGGTCGGGCAGAAATTCGGCTCCGGCCGTCTGGCGATCGATGCCGGGGCGATCTGGCGCTTCGCCGCCGAGTTCGACCCGCAGCCCTTCCACCTCGACGACGGCGCGGCGCGGGACACGATCTTCGGCGGGCTGGCGGCCAGCGGCTGGCATACGGCCGCGCTCACCATGCGGCTGCTGGTGGACGGCGAGTTCCGGCCGGCCGGCGGCATCGTCGGCGCCGGACTGGAAGAACTGCGCTGGCCCCGCCCGGTGCGCCCGGGGGACGAGCTGCGCGTCGAAAGCGAGGTGCTCGAAGTCCGGCCGTCGCGCTCCCGGCCGGAACAGGGCATCGTCCGGGTGAAGGTCACGACGCTGAACCAGGACGGGGAGGCGCTGCAGATCTACGTCGCGAGCCTGGTCGTGCGGCGCCGGCCGTAG
- a CDS encoding LysR substrate-binding domain-containing protein, which translates to MKALVAFDAAMRTGSFSLAAAALFVTPGAVGQQIQKLEEWLGVALFVRRTRQVQPTEAALAYWQRIQPALAQIVDASDKLRNSRSMAVSLSMPPGFAAQWFTRRMAGLLRRHPAIELHLNATPQVIDFEREPIDLAIRYFDGRAPDLDATLLLQDEGRAYGNPRYLASLDLRVPDDLTRATLLVTTLQPHWPAWLRACSGLPDARIDAIPRIHFDQSLTAIEAARQGQGVVMTSPHLVEAEVAAGSLVEPFAHALPLSQGYYVVHHRRLPLRPAAAAVRQWLIDEANGAGRERDDLPPEGSRHR; encoded by the coding sequence ATGAAAGCGCTCGTCGCGTTCGATGCCGCGATGCGGACGGGCAGTTTTTCTCTTGCCGCGGCAGCGCTTTTCGTCACCCCCGGCGCCGTCGGCCAGCAGATCCAGAAGCTGGAGGAATGGCTGGGCGTGGCGCTGTTCGTGCGCCGGACCCGCCAGGTGCAGCCGACCGAAGCGGCGCTGGCCTACTGGCAGCGCATCCAGCCGGCGCTGGCCCAGATCGTCGATGCCAGCGACAAGCTCAGGAACAGCCGCAGCATGGCGGTGTCGCTGTCCATGCCCCCCGGCTTCGCGGCGCAATGGTTCACCCGCCGCATGGCCGGCCTGCTGCGGCGGCATCCGGCCATCGAACTGCACCTCAACGCCACGCCGCAGGTGATCGACTTCGAACGCGAGCCGATCGACCTCGCCATCCGCTATTTCGACGGCCGGGCGCCCGACCTGGACGCCACGCTGCTGCTGCAGGACGAAGGCCGCGCGTACGGCAATCCGCGCTACCTCGCGTCGCTGGACCTGCGCGTGCCGGACGACCTCACGCGCGCCACCCTGCTCGTGACCACGCTGCAGCCGCACTGGCCCGCCTGGCTGCGGGCCTGCAGCGGCCTTCCGGATGCCCGGATCGACGCCATCCCGCGCATCCACTTCGACCAGAGCCTGACGGCCATCGAAGCCGCCCGGCAGGGACAGGGCGTGGTGATGACCAGCCCGCATCTGGTCGAAGCGGAAGTGGCCGCGGGTTCGCTGGTGGAACCCTTCGCGCACGCGCTGCCGCTCTCCCAGGGCTACTACGTGGTCCACCACCGCAGGCTGCCCCTGCGGCCGGCCGCCGCGGCGGTCAGGCAATGGCTGATCGACGAGGCGAACGGAGCGGGAAGGGAGCGCGACGATCTCCCACCCGAAGGCTCCCGCCACCGCTGA
- a CDS encoding DUF3348 domain-containing protein, protein MAQGLPRTHFNSAGLVRLLSGLAVADVAEARQSFAERLGDWLDFTHALSLYSALDAAAGESGAPAAAPSPARQAFARVRGTLAESITIDGVQNPGKARIALPAPLPHDTVESASDFGPYHRYYLAHQRDMNANVGPLRATVRAALSRQSPVLARLAALDAAMDQALADRERTLLATVPALLAGRFERLFQAHRAARADAETADDPARWMEPGGWLARFCGEMRAVLLAELELRLQPVAGLIEALDNEVEKQQ, encoded by the coding sequence ATGGCGCAAGGACTTCCGCGCACGCATTTCAACAGCGCCGGACTGGTTCGCCTCCTGTCCGGGCTCGCGGTCGCGGACGTCGCGGAGGCGCGGCAGTCGTTCGCCGAGCGGCTGGGCGACTGGCTGGACTTCACGCATGCGCTGTCGCTGTACTCCGCCCTCGATGCGGCGGCGGGGGAATCCGGTGCGCCGGCCGCCGCGCCCTCACCGGCGCGGCAGGCGTTCGCGCGCGTGCGCGGCACGCTGGCGGAATCGATCACCATCGACGGCGTGCAGAACCCGGGCAAGGCGCGCATCGCGCTGCCGGCCCCGCTGCCGCACGACACGGTGGAGAGCGCGTCCGACTTCGGCCCCTACCATCGCTACTATCTCGCGCACCAGCGCGACATGAACGCGAACGTCGGCCCGCTGCGGGCCACGGTGCGGGCCGCGCTGTCCCGGCAGTCGCCCGTCCTCGCGCGGCTCGCCGCCCTGGATGCGGCGATGGACCAGGCCCTGGCCGACCGGGAGCGCACCCTGCTGGCGACAGTGCCGGCGCTGCTGGCCGGGCGCTTTGAGCGCCTGTTCCAGGCGCACCGGGCGGCACGGGCCGACGCGGAGACGGCGGACGATCCGGCCCGGTGGATGGAGCCGGGCGGCTGGCTGGCGCGGTTCTGCGGCGAGATGCGGGCGGTGCTGCTGGCCGAGCTGGAACTGCGCCTGCAGCCGGTCGCGGGGCTGATCGAGGCACTCGACAACGAGGTAGAAAAGCAGCAATGA
- a CDS encoding DUF802 domain-containing protein — protein sequence MNKSICVAAFVAGLLAVAWVGAGYIGHSALALAVTALIGAVHVAGAVELLRFHRATAALERALANIPDGLPEPGDWLGRLPPSLRNPVRLRLEGERAALPGPAVTPYLVGLLVLLGMLGTFLGMVVTLNGAVVALESTTDLHAIRSALSAPVKGLGVAFGTSVAGVAASAMLGLMSALCRRARLQASQLLDTKIATDLRGFSRAHQRQETFRAVQQQAQALPEVVGTLQAMMAQMERQQRELNERLFTEQQRFYQDAREAYSGLAESVGKSLGDSLTESARLAGDAIRPAVEATMAGIARETADLQQRVADTVTAQLDGLSTRFDGAVATVSDTWTAALARHEHSSESVARSLQDTLTAHADTVAQRSAALLASVEGAHAGLRAELAATTAGMAQETRALHAGLTEAVGTQLDGIARRFGAAVDTVSGTWTAALARHEQAGDTLNAELRAALGAFAETFGQRSASLLAGASEAASALRAELAAADQARLAAQTEALAAMTAALRQEWQQAGEHARAQQERICEALDDTARDIAAAAQAQAGRTIEQMAGLMQTAAEAPRAAAEVIGELRRELSASIARDNEMLAERNRIMETLGALLAAINHASTEQREAIDALVASSAAALETAGSRFAERVDAESAKMADAASQVAGGAVEVASLTEAFGLAVQLFGDSSAKLMETLQRVEGALDKSMARSDEQLAYYVAQAREIIDLSLMSQKRIVDDLQQISGRQPSLAGEV from the coding sequence ATGAACAAAAGCATCTGCGTGGCCGCCTTCGTCGCCGGCCTGCTCGCCGTCGCCTGGGTGGGCGCCGGCTACATCGGCCACAGTGCGCTGGCCCTGGCGGTGACGGCCCTGATCGGCGCCGTCCATGTCGCCGGTGCGGTGGAACTGCTGCGCTTCCACCGCGCCACGGCCGCGCTGGAACGCGCGCTGGCGAACATCCCCGACGGCCTGCCGGAACCGGGCGACTGGCTCGGCCGGTTGCCGCCATCGCTGCGCAACCCGGTGCGCCTGCGCCTCGAAGGCGAACGCGCCGCCCTGCCCGGACCGGCGGTCACGCCCTACCTGGTGGGGCTGCTGGTGCTGCTGGGCATGCTCGGCACCTTCCTCGGCATGGTGGTGACGCTCAACGGCGCGGTGGTGGCGCTGGAAAGCACCACCGACCTGCACGCCATCCGCTCCGCGCTCTCCGCCCCGGTGAAGGGGCTGGGCGTGGCCTTCGGCACCTCGGTGGCCGGCGTGGCCGCCTCCGCCATGCTGGGGCTGATGTCGGCCCTGTGCCGCCGCGCGCGGCTGCAGGCGTCGCAACTGCTGGACACGAAGATCGCCACCGATCTGCGCGGCTTCTCGCGCGCCCATCAACGCCAGGAAACCTTCAGGGCGGTGCAGCAGCAGGCGCAGGCGCTGCCCGAGGTGGTGGGCACGCTGCAGGCGATGATGGCGCAGATGGAACGCCAGCAGCGCGAACTGAACGAGCGCCTGTTCACCGAGCAGCAGCGCTTCTACCAGGACGCGCGCGAGGCGTATTCCGGGCTGGCGGAATCCGTCGGCAAGTCGCTCGGGGACAGCCTGACGGAAAGCGCGCGCCTCGCCGGCGACGCGATCCGGCCGGCGGTGGAGGCCACCATGGCCGGCATCGCGCGGGAAACGGCCGATCTGCAGCAGCGCGTGGCCGACACCGTCACCGCCCAGCTCGACGGGCTCTCGACACGCTTCGACGGCGCCGTCGCCACCGTATCCGATACCTGGACCGCGGCGCTGGCCCGCCACGAACACAGCAGCGAATCCGTGGCCCGCAGCCTGCAGGACACGCTGACGGCCCATGCCGACACCGTCGCGCAGCGTTCGGCTGCGCTGCTCGCCTCGGTGGAAGGCGCCCATGCCGGCCTGCGGGCGGAACTGGCGGCCACGACGGCGGGCATGGCGCAGGAAACCCGCGCGCTGCACGCCGGCCTCACGGAAGCCGTCGGGACGCAGCTCGACGGCATCGCCCGGCGCTTCGGCGCGGCGGTCGACACCGTGTCCGGCACGTGGACGGCGGCGCTGGCCCGCCACGAGCAGGCCGGCGACACGCTGAACGCCGAACTGCGCGCCGCCCTCGGCGCCTTCGCCGAGACCTTCGGCCAGCGTTCGGCCTCGCTGCTCGCCGGGGCGAGCGAAGCCGCCTCCGCCCTGCGCGCCGAACTGGCCGCCGCGGACCAGGCCCGGCTGGCGGCGCAGACCGAAGCCCTGGCGGCGATGACCGCGGCGCTGCGGCAGGAATGGCAGCAGGCCGGCGAACACGCCCGCGCCCAGCAGGAACGAATCTGCGAGGCGCTGGACGACACCGCCCGCGACATCGCCGCCGCCGCGCAGGCCCAGGCCGGCCGGACGATCGAGCAGATGGCCGGGCTCATGCAGACCGCCGCCGAGGCGCCGCGCGCCGCGGCCGAGGTCATCGGTGAACTGCGCCGGGAACTGTCCGCCAGCATCGCGCGCGACAACGAGATGCTGGCCGAGCGCAACCGCATCATGGAAACCCTGGGCGCGCTGCTCGCCGCGATCAACCACGCATCGACGGAACAGCGCGAGGCGATCGACGCCCTGGTGGCATCCTCCGCCGCGGCGCTCGAAACCGCCGGCAGCCGCTTCGCCGAACGCGTCGACGCGGAATCCGCGAAGATGGCCGACGCGGCCAGCCAGGTCGCCGGCGGCGCCGTCGAGGTGGCCAGCCTCACCGAGGCTTTCGGGCTCGCGGTGCAGCTCTTCGGCGACTCCAGCGCCAAGCTGATGGAAACGCTGCAGCGCGTCGAAGGCGCGCTCGACAAGTCCATGGCACGCAGCGACGAACAGCTCGCCTACTACGTGGCCCAGGCGCGCGAGATCATCGACCTGAGCCTGATGTCGCAGAAGCGGATCGTGGACGACCTGCAGCAGATCTCCGGCCGGCAGCCCTCGCTCGCCGGCGAGGTGTGA
- a CDS encoding OmpA family protein, producing MDEIDAGIEHSTPVWAVFGDLMSGLLGAFVLILVGVLGVQLELATTLEAEVQKRRIEEQRREALEKALAVPLAAGRVTLDDGRIGISGSVLFALNSDALQPEGRQLLKSLAPPLAAYLGSRDEMLMVSGFTDDRPVHDSNRQFADNWELSAQRALTVTRALIDEGIPSSSIFAAAFGPEQPVASNADAEGRSRNRRVEMAPVPKSSRADGTPR from the coding sequence ATGGACGAGATCGACGCCGGCATCGAGCATTCCACGCCGGTCTGGGCCGTGTTCGGCGACCTGATGTCCGGCCTTCTGGGCGCCTTCGTGCTGATCCTGGTGGGCGTGCTCGGCGTCCAGTTGGAACTGGCGACCACGCTGGAGGCCGAGGTGCAGAAACGCCGCATCGAGGAACAGCGGCGCGAAGCGCTGGAGAAGGCCCTGGCCGTGCCGCTCGCCGCCGGCCGCGTGACGCTGGACGACGGCCGCATCGGCATCAGCGGCAGCGTGCTGTTCGCGCTGAACTCCGACGCGCTGCAGCCCGAGGGCCGGCAACTCCTGAAGAGCCTGGCGCCGCCGCTGGCCGCCTATCTCGGCAGCCGCGACGAGATGCTGATGGTGAGCGGCTTCACCGACGACCGGCCGGTGCACGACAGCAACCGGCAGTTCGCCGACAACTGGGAACTTTCCGCCCAGCGCGCCCTGACCGTGACCCGCGCCCTGATCGACGAAGGCATCCCGTCCTCGTCGATCTTCGCCGCGGCCTTCGGGCCGGAACAGCCGGTGGCCTCCAATGCCGACGCCGAAGGGCGCTCCCGCAACCGGCGCGTGGAGATGGCGCCGGTGCCGAAGTCGTCCAGGGCGGACGGAACGCCCCGATGA
- a CDS encoding DUF2894 domain-containing protein, translating to MNEAARAGATPDAAPQGTPAAPPLEALRARGAERFDPVGLRFLEALAQRAAARRDDVRRLLDQRLEAAIAGYAERFDSARREAEDAVAHAADRFPEAVDALRQDCEAGDFGALRRRLTALGARARRSPLAELLAHAGRHAPAGAPAPAADGPRVELKSLQHFRRTWSKLGIDRQFSHALAHAPENAGPLNSHHLVLRSLTQMRKLSPAYLEQFMSYVDALLWLDQADAGRSSAAAKGTAVKGTTRGERDKKRKPARGKAG from the coding sequence ATGAACGAAGCCGCCCGAGCCGGCGCCACGCCGGACGCCGCGCCGCAAGGCACGCCCGCCGCGCCGCCGCTCGAAGCCCTGCGGGCGCGGGGCGCGGAACGCTTCGATCCGGTCGGCCTGCGCTTCCTCGAAGCCCTGGCGCAGCGGGCCGCAGCCCGGCGGGACGACGTCCGGCGCCTGCTGGACCAAAGGCTGGAAGCGGCGATCGCCGGCTACGCCGAACGCTTCGACAGCGCCCGACGCGAGGCCGAAGATGCCGTCGCGCACGCGGCGGACCGCTTTCCGGAAGCCGTCGACGCGCTGCGGCAAGACTGCGAGGCGGGCGATTTCGGCGCCCTGCGTCGCCGGCTCACCGCGCTGGGAGCCCGGGCCCGCCGCAGCCCGCTGGCCGAACTGCTCGCCCATGCCGGGCGGCACGCGCCGGCCGGCGCACCCGCCCCGGCCGCCGACGGGCCGCGGGTCGAGCTGAAATCGCTGCAACATTTCCGCCGCACCTGGTCGAAGCTCGGCATCGACCGGCAGTTCTCCCACGCGCTGGCGCACGCGCCCGAAAACGCCGGCCCGCTCAACTCGCACCACCTCGTGCTGCGCTCGCTCACGCAGATGCGCAAGCTTTCGCCGGCCTACCTGGAGCAGTTCATGTCCTACGTCGACGCCCTGCTGTGGCTGGACCAGGCGGACGCCGGCCGCAGCAGCGCGGCGGCGAAGGGAACGGCAGTGAAGGGCACGACACGCGGGGAACGCGACAAGAAACGGAAGCCGGCCCGCGGCAAGGCCGGCTGA
- a CDS encoding YnfA family protein, translating to MEALRLCFLFAVTALAEIVGCYLPWLVLKQERSPLLLVPAALSLALFAWLLTLHPTAAGRTYAAYGGMYIAVALLWLRFVDGVPLTRWDVAGAAIALFGMAVIALQPPAD from the coding sequence TTGGAAGCCCTGCGTCTGTGTTTCCTCTTCGCCGTGACGGCGCTGGCCGAGATCGTCGGCTGCTATCTGCCCTGGCTCGTCCTCAAGCAGGAGCGGAGCCCCTTGCTGCTGGTCCCGGCGGCGCTTTCGCTGGCCCTGTTCGCATGGCTGCTCACGCTGCATCCCACCGCCGCCGGCCGGACCTACGCCGCATACGGCGGCATGTACATCGCGGTCGCCCTGCTCTGGCTGAGATTCGTCGATGGCGTGCCGCTGACGCGCTGGGACGTCGCCGGGGCGGCGATCGCGCTCTTCGGCATGGCGGTCATCGCCCTGCAGCCGCCGGCCGATTGA
- a CDS encoding ribonucleoside-diphosphate reductase subunit alpha → MSSNVSALPVGSESALAALQVIRRNGAVVAFDPEKIALAMTKAFLAVEGSQSAVSSRVRELVARLTDIVVRSLTRRLPDGGTVHIEDIQDQVELALMRSGEHDVARAYVLYRERRAAERAALAEARGAPALHVTVDGERRPLDVAALLETCEAACAGLDEGVSARLILEQALKNLYDGVAMADVQQALILAARALIEREPGYDQATARLLLGSLVQEVAGRAVAPQDMAPAYAEYLPEFVGRGIAAGLLDPRLAEYDLVRLASALKPERDLLFGYLGLQTLYDRYFLHVEGQRIELPQIFFMRVAMGLALGEIDREARAIEFYDLISSFDFMCSTPTLFNSGTMHPQLSSCYLTTVDDDLDGIYQAIKENALLQKYAGGLGNDWTPVRALGSRIRGTNGQSQGVIPFLKVVNDTAVAVNQGGKRKGAVCAYLETWHLDIEEFLELRKNTGDERRRTHDMNTANWIPDLFMKRVHENGEWTLFSPVDVPDLHEKFGAAFEAAYLACEARAAAGEIRLHKKIPAVQLWRKMLTMLFETGHPWITFKDACNLRSPQQHAGVVHGSNLCTEITLNTSASETAVCNLGSVNLPAHLKDGELDLQKLSRTIQTAMRMLDNVIDINFYATPKARNANLRHRPVGLGIMGFADCLYRLGLPYASPAAVEFADRSMEAVCFHAYRASTELARERGRYSSFAGSLWDRGILPHESLDLLAADRGGYLDTDRSASLDWASLKERIARYGMRNSNCVAIAPTATISNIVGVSASIEPAYQNLYVKSNLSGEFTVINEALVRDLKALGLWDEVMAADLKYFDGSLARIDRVPDELKARYATAFEIDPRWLIEAAARRQKWIDQAQSLNLYLALPSGKKLDELYKLAWVRGLKTTYYLRTLGASQTEKAGARDDAPAQEAPRFCSIDNPECEACQ, encoded by the coding sequence GTGTCCTCGAACGTATCAGCACTGCCCGTCGGCAGCGAATCCGCGCTCGCCGCACTTCAGGTCATCCGCCGCAACGGCGCCGTCGTCGCCTTCGATCCCGAAAAGATCGCGCTTGCGATGACCAAGGCTTTCCTCGCCGTCGAGGGCAGCCAGAGCGCGGTGTCGTCGCGCGTCCGCGAACTGGTGGCGCGCCTGACCGACATCGTCGTCCGCTCCCTGACCCGCCGGCTGCCGGACGGCGGCACGGTGCATATCGAGGACATCCAGGACCAGGTCGAACTGGCGCTGATGCGCTCCGGCGAGCACGACGTGGCGCGCGCCTACGTGCTGTACCGCGAGCGCCGGGCGGCGGAACGCGCGGCGCTGGCCGAGGCCCGGGGCGCGCCGGCGCTGCACGTCACGGTCGACGGCGAACGCCGCCCGCTCGACGTGGCCGCGCTGCTGGAGACCTGCGAGGCTGCCTGCGCCGGCCTGGACGAAGGCGTGTCGGCACGGCTGATCCTCGAGCAGGCGCTGAAGAACCTCTACGACGGCGTCGCCATGGCCGACGTGCAGCAGGCGCTCATCCTCGCCGCGCGCGCCCTCATCGAGCGCGAACCGGGCTACGACCAAGCGACCGCCCGCCTGCTGCTCGGCAGCCTGGTGCAGGAGGTCGCCGGCCGCGCGGTGGCGCCGCAGGACATGGCGCCGGCCTATGCCGAATACCTGCCGGAGTTCGTCGGGCGCGGCATCGCGGCCGGCCTGCTCGACCCCCGCCTGGCCGAATACGACCTCGTCCGGCTGGCGTCGGCGCTGAAGCCGGAACGCGACCTGCTGTTCGGCTACCTGGGCCTGCAGACGCTCTACGACCGCTATTTCCTGCACGTCGAAGGGCAGCGCATCGAGCTGCCGCAGATCTTCTTCATGCGCGTCGCGATGGGGCTGGCGCTGGGCGAGATCGACCGCGAGGCCCGCGCCATCGAGTTCTACGACCTCATCTCCAGCTTCGACTTCATGTGCTCGACGCCGACGCTGTTCAACAGCGGCACGATGCATCCGCAGTTGTCGTCGTGCTACCTCACCACCGTCGACGACGACCTCGACGGCATCTACCAGGCCATCAAGGAGAACGCGCTGCTGCAGAAGTACGCCGGCGGCCTGGGCAACGACTGGACGCCGGTGCGCGCCCTGGGCAGCCGCATCAGGGGGACGAACGGCCAGAGCCAGGGGGTGATCCCCTTCCTCAAGGTGGTGAACGACACCGCGGTGGCCGTCAATCAGGGCGGCAAGCGCAAGGGCGCGGTCTGCGCCTACCTGGAAACCTGGCACCTCGACATCGAGGAATTCCTGGAGCTGCGCAAGAACACCGGCGACGAGCGCCGCCGCACCCACGACATGAACACCGCCAACTGGATTCCGGACCTGTTCATGAAGCGCGTGCACGAAAACGGCGAGTGGACGCTGTTCTCGCCGGTGGACGTGCCCGACCTGCACGAGAAGTTCGGCGCGGCGTTCGAGGCAGCCTACCTGGCCTGCGAGGCCAGGGCCGCGGCGGGGGAGATCCGCCTGCACAAGAAGATTCCGGCGGTGCAGTTGTGGCGCAAGATGCTCACCATGCTGTTCGAGACCGGGCATCCGTGGATCACCTTCAAGGACGCCTGCAACCTGCGCTCTCCGCAGCAGCATGCGGGCGTGGTCCACGGCTCCAACCTGTGCACGGAAATCACGCTCAACACCTCGGCTTCGGAAACCGCGGTGTGCAACCTGGGCTCGGTCAATCTGCCGGCGCACCTGAAGGACGGCGAGCTGGACCTGCAGAAGTTGTCGCGCACGATACAGACGGCCATGCGCATGCTGGACAACGTGATCGACATCAACTTCTACGCCACGCCCAAGGCGCGCAACGCCAACCTGCGGCATCGCCCGGTGGGGCTGGGCATCATGGGCTTTGCCGATTGCCTGTACCGGCTGGGCCTGCCCTACGCCTCGCCGGCAGCCGTCGAGTTCGCCGACCGCAGCATGGAGGCGGTGTGCTTCCACGCCTACCGGGCATCGACCGAACTGGCGCGGGAACGCGGCCGCTATTCGAGCTTCGCCGGCAGCCTGTGGGACAGGGGCATCCTGCCGCACGAATCCCTCGACCTGCTCGCGGCCGACCGCGGCGGCTACCTCGACACCGACCGCAGCGCGAGCCTGGACTGGGCGAGCCTGAAGGAGCGCATCGCCCGCTACGGCATGCGCAACTCCAACTGCGTCGCCATCGCGCCGACGGCGACCATCTCCAACATCGTCGGCGTGTCGGCCAGCATCGAGCCGGCCTACCAGAACCTCTACGTCAAGTCGAACCTGTCCGGCGAATTCACCGTCATCAACGAAGCGCTGGTGCGCGACCTGAAGGCGCTGGGGCTGTGGGACGAAGTCATGGCTGCCGACCTCAAGTATTTCGACGGCTCGCTCGCCCGCATCGACCGCGTTCCGGACGAACTCAAGGCACGCTACGCCACCGCCTTCGAGATCGACCCGCGGTGGCTCATCGAAGCCGCCGCCCGCCGCCAGAAGTGGATCGACCAGGCGCAGTCCCTCAACCTCTACCTCGCCCTGCCCTCGGGCAAGAAGCTGGACGAACTCTACAAGCTCGCCTGGGTGCGGGGCCTCAAGACCACCTACTACCTGCGCACCCTGGGCGCCAGCCAGACCGAGAAGGCGGGCGCGCGCGACGACGCCCCGGCGCAGGAGGCGCCCCGCTTCTGCAGCATCGACAACCCGGAATGCGAGGCTTGCCAATGA